A section of the Oncorhynchus keta strain PuntledgeMale-10-30-2019 chromosome 15, Oket_V2, whole genome shotgun sequence genome encodes:
- the LOC118394686 gene encoding homeobox protein engrailed-2b-like yields MEENSNGNREHQDSGEESNRAILPLLQAPGNQQPHRITNFYIDNILRPDFGRRKDGTFNYDENHLNGRENSPGLPPKSGQFGGTVSGEGTSNSRSVSEPKKADIVADTLLKPGEEIGDQCLSSDSESSHANSAPSSKPMLWPAWVYCTRYSDRPSSGPRSRKPKKSTTTTTPSKDDKRPRTAFTAEQLQRLKTEFQTNRYLTEQRRQSLAQELGLNESQIKIWFQNKRAKIKKATGNKNSLALHLMAQGLYNHATSSKDEKSDSD; encoded by the exons ATGGAAGAAAATTCTAATGGCAATAGAGAGCATCAAGATTCGGGCGAAGAGTCCAACAGAGCTATTCTTCCTCTTCTCCAAGCACCTGGGAACCAGCAACCGCACCGGATCACCAACTTTTATATTGATAATATTTTACGACCAGACTTTGGACGGAGGAAAGATGGGACTTTTAATTATGATGAGAATCACCTCAATGGACGAGAGAATAGTCCTGGCCTTCCCCCAAAATCTGGGCAGTTCGGTGGGACGGTGTCAGGGGAAGGAACATCGAATTCTCGTTCAGTCAGTGAgccaaaaaaagcagatattgTTGCAGATACGCTTCTCAAGCCCGGAGAAGAAATTGGAGATCAGTGCCTGAGCTCCGACTCGGAAAGTTCTCATGCCAATTCTGCACCTTCGTCGAAACCTATGCTCTGGCCAGCCTGGGTGTATTGTACAAGATATTCGGACCGACCATCATCAG GGCCAAGATCTCGAAAACCAAAGAAGTCGACCACGACAACGACACCAAGCAAGGATGACAAGCGTCCAAGAACGGCCTTCACAGCAGAACAGCTCCAGAGACTAAAAACGGAGTTTCAGACTAATCGGTACCTGACCGAACAGAGAAGACAAAGTCTGGCACAAGAACTCGGCCTCAACGAATCTCAAATTAAAATCTGGTTTCAAAACAAGAGGGCCAAAATAAAGAAGGCTACTGGAAATAAAAACTCTTTAGCCTTGCACCTGATGGCACAAGGACTATACAATCATGCCACATCATCTAAGGATGAAAAATCAGACAGTGATTGA